The genomic region GGTCATGTGACTTTCCACCTTGCAGAGAGTGACCTTAAAGTTCAAGTTGAGGTCGCCCGCACCGGTGCTGCTCGCCGGCAGGGCTTAATGAATAGAACCAAGCTTAAGCCTCATAATGGAATGATTTTTCTCTTCGAACATGAGGAGCCTCAATCGTTTTGGATGAAAAACACACTGCTCTCGCTTGATATGATTTTCATTAACCAGAAAGGCATTGTCATTGGCATCGTTCACAATGCCGAGCCCATGACAACCACACCGCGGAACGTTCCCGGAATCTCGCAATACGTCGTGGAAATGGTCGGTGGTTACGCTCGCCGATACGGAATAGAAAAAGGCACTCAAGTCACCTTGGGCCCTA from Deltaproteobacteria bacterium harbors:
- a CDS encoding DUF192 domain-containing protein produces the protein MKWQLILVTVLLGCNSPGPALSATSTEVKFDQGHVTFHLAESDLKVQVEVARTGAARRQGLMNRTKLKPHNGMIFLFEHEEPQSFWMKNTLLSLDMIFINQKGIVIGIVHNAEPMTTTPRNVPGISQYVVEMVGGYARRYGIEKGTQVTLGPMGKPLP